Proteins from a single region of Lusitaniella coriacea LEGE 07157:
- a CDS encoding tetratricopeptide repeat protein, producing the protein MKKSDRFALLMALSAGFAVSLSAIAIAQPFENPLNIPLNNGTLSTERETADRLVRFGGQAERLGNYEKAIEYWLQAADLYDRLGDFRALGLTYDYLGITYVKLGRLDPAELYLRRRLAIARDNDDFQGQVYGLNNLGTMYIQRNNFVGAVVAMEEALNIARSIEFQEGEGLSLSNLGLVAARSGNYAEAVKRYEEAIIFRRRFGNSVGEINTRNNLGDAYLALQNYREAHISYGIARQLAKEARELAGHFRATAGLARTYATMGEPGAALEEVKKWVAFARENNDRAQELAALQFAGRLQLSRGEWRSARTYLVDAIAIAQELQDEQSQTLLYDDLNRLIYVIQE; encoded by the coding sequence ATGAAAAAAAGCGATAGATTTGCCCTTTTAATGGCGTTGAGTGCGGGATTTGCCGTTTCTTTGAGTGCGATCGCGATCGCGCAACCCTTTGAAAATCCTCTCAACATCCCGTTAAATAACGGAACCCTAAGTACTGAGAGAGAAACCGCCGATCGCTTGGTGCGGTTTGGGGGACAAGCAGAACGCCTGGGCAATTATGAAAAAGCCATTGAATATTGGTTACAAGCGGCGGATCTTTACGATCGATTGGGGGATTTTCGGGCGCTGGGATTGACCTATGATTATCTGGGAATCACCTACGTCAAATTGGGGCGTTTAGATCCCGCAGAACTTTATTTGCGCCGCCGTTTAGCGATCGCGCGAGATAACGACGACTTCCAAGGGCAAGTCTATGGCTTAAATAACCTCGGTACGATGTACATTCAGCGTAATAATTTTGTCGGGGCAGTTGTCGCAATGGAAGAAGCCTTAAACATTGCCCGCAGCATTGAATTTCAGGAAGGAGAAGGACTCAGCCTCAGTAATTTAGGATTGGTCGCCGCGCGATCGGGCAACTACGCCGAAGCAGTGAAACGCTACGAAGAAGCCATCATTTTCCGCCGTCGTTTTGGTAATTCTGTCGGAGAGATTAACACCCGCAATAATTTAGGGGATGCCTACCTCGCCCTGCAAAATTACCGCGAGGCGCATATTTCCTACGGGATTGCGCGACAACTGGCGAAAGAAGCCAGAGAGTTAGCCGGACACTTTCGCGCCACTGCGGGGTTAGCCCGCACCTACGCCACAATGGGGGAACCCGGCGCTGCTTTGGAAGAAGTGAAAAAATGGGTTGCCTTCGCACGAGAAAATAACGATCGCGCCCAAGAACTCGCCGCTTTGCAATTTGCCGGAAGGTTGCAACTCTCCCGTGGGGAGTGGCGTTCGGCACGAACCTATCTAGTTGACGCGATCGCGATCGCCCAAGAACTCCAAGACGAACAAAGCCAAACGTTGCTGTACGACGATCTCAATCGCCTGATTTACGTCATTCAAGAGTGA
- the cobU gene encoding bifunctional adenosylcobinamide kinase/adenosylcobinamide-phosphate guanylyltransferase, whose amino-acid sequence MIQPQFRIALVTGSARSGKSEWAEYLAAEAQKAVKYVATAQIDPNDPEWIARIEKHIQRRPAHWETLWVPVDLARVIGDSDPSDCLLVDALGTWVANLLDEDEAVWEKRVEGVLESLEGAKGTIILVGEEVGWGLVPIYPAGRVFRDRAGQLLRRIGAIASVVYLVTGGYALNLTQHGIPLPKTHEKFS is encoded by the coding sequence ATGATTCAACCTCAATTCCGGATTGCTTTGGTGACGGGATCGGCTCGTTCGGGAAAAAGTGAATGGGCGGAATATTTGGCTGCTGAGGCTCAGAAGGCGGTGAAGTATGTCGCCACGGCTCAAATCGATCCCAACGATCCCGAATGGATTGCAAGGATTGAGAAGCATATCCAACGCCGTCCGGCGCATTGGGAAACGCTTTGGGTTCCTGTTGACCTAGCAAGGGTCATTGGCGATTCAGACCCTTCTGATTGCCTCCTGGTGGATGCTCTGGGGACTTGGGTAGCGAATTTGCTCGATGAGGATGAGGCGGTGTGGGAGAAGCGAGTTGAGGGGGTGTTAGAAAGCTTGGAAGGGGCGAAGGGGACGATTATTTTAGTGGGGGAGGAGGTGGGGTGGGGTTTGGTTCCCATTTATCCGGCGGGACGGGTTTTTCGCGATCGCGCGGGTCAACTCCTTCGCCGGATTGGCGCGATCGCGTCCGTCGTCTATTTAGTCACGGGAGGATATGCCCTCAACCTAACTCAGCACGGAATTCCTTTGCCCAAAACACATGAAAAATTCTCTTAG